A window of the Penaeus monodon isolate SGIC_2016 chromosome 38, NSTDA_Pmon_1, whole genome shotgun sequence genome harbors these coding sequences:
- the LOC119596719 gene encoding uncharacterized protein LOC119596719: protein MIVATLNVGTMTGRGMEIVDLIEHKNINTMCVPETKCKGEKELPVTEGIWIGGDPNGQVGMGNENAEDCMGEHGYGTRNEEGSHIVAMTQAFRLAMVNTYYTKKDQQLITYSGGNDRTQIDYTL, encoded by the exons ATGATAGTTGCAACACTGAATGTTGGAACCATGACCGGCAGAGGCATGGAGATTGTGGATCTAATTGAGCACAAAAACATCAATACAATGTGTGTTCCTGAAACTAAatgcaaaggggaaaag GAATTACCAGTAACTGAGGGGATCTGGATAGGTGGGGATCCAAATGGACAAGTAGGAATGGGAAACGAGAATGCAGAAGACTGTATGGGAGAGCATGGTTATGGAACAAGAAATGAAGAAGGCTCACATATAGTGGCAATGACACAAGCATTCAGACTGGCAATGGTAAACACCTATTACACAAAGAAAGATCAACAATTAATCACATATAGCGGTGGTAACGATAGAACCCAGATCGACTATACCCTATGA